Proteins encoded in a region of the Gemmatimonadota bacterium genome:
- a CDS encoding PadR family transcriptional regulator, whose translation MRTRADRSGPPSIAVLSMLFALGDETLHGYGIMKRVEERTAGRVSLLPSSLYATIKRMLMEGWIEEVRDQASDAAPGRPRRLYRMTDRGRELAALEAERMAALLDMARANPAPRDSAVADLGS comes from the coding sequence AGAGCCGACCGATCAGGACCCCCCAGCATCGCTGTGCTCAGCATGCTGTTTGCCCTCGGCGACGAGACGCTCCACGGGTACGGGATCATGAAGAGAGTGGAGGAGCGGACCGCGGGTAGGGTGTCTCTCCTACCGAGTTCGCTCTACGCGACCATCAAACGGATGCTCATGGAGGGCTGGATCGAGGAGGTGCGAGACCAGGCATCGGATGCGGCGCCGGGACGGCCACGTAGACTCTATCGCATGACCGACCGGGGCCGGGAGCTCGCCGCTCTGGAGGCCGAGCGGATGGCTGCGCTCCTGGACATGGCGCGGGCCAACCCGGCGCCGCGCGACTCAGCGGTTGCCGATCTGGGCTCGTGA